CTGAAGCTCATGAAGAGACGGGACTGATCATATCGCCCTTTTGATCTTTATCGGCCTTCCAGACGATCCGATCCTCTCACGTGCCAAGGTCAACATCTCCTCCTCGTCCGGGACAGATGAGAGGAGGACCATATCATCCTCATTTACGAGCTCGTTCATAATAAGGCCCGAGATAAGAGATCTCTGTACCTCGGTAAGCTCGGGGAGAGACCAGATCACCACCAGGGCATCCCTGAGGTCCGTACCGAGCTCCATCTCCGCCTGGACCGCCCTACGCACCTCAATGTCATAATCAGCGAGATCATAGTTGGCATCCAAAATTTTTTTGGCCGCACATCTTCCGGCGACAGAGCCACAGATGTAGGATGGGATGATCCCCTCACCGACGAATGCCAATGTCTGGCCTGCTGCATCACCTGCATAAAGCACATTGCCCTTGAAGGGGCCTCCTTTGAATCCTGGGACCGGAGCATCCCCAGCCTTGACCTCGAGGACCTTGTCAGGGTCAAAATATTGCGAGACGATCGGATGATCATTGATCCAGTCAGAGAGAAAATCCCTTCGGGAGGCGGACCTTCCCACAAGGCCCAGCCCGACGTTGGCCCTGTAAGGTCCCTTGGGGATGATCCATCCATATCCAAGACCTATCTCTGGCTCGATGAATATCTGCATACAGGGAGGCAGTTTCCTCTTTGAGACCATCTCGAACTCGATACCTTTGGCCAGACCATCACCCTCGAACCCCTCGACACCTTGGACCTTGGCAACGGTCGAATGAACGCCATCAGCAGCTATGACCACCTTCGGTCTGATTGATACATCCTTCCCCCGATGTCTCACCAAAGCGCTGATCAGATCGTCACCATCGAGCTCTGCCGATATCAACCTGCAGTCCGCCTGTACAGAGGCCCCTGCGCGTGCCGCCTCCATTGCCAGGTACTTATCGAAGACCTTCCTCTCTACCGTCATGCTTTCCCAATATGGGGAGGCATTGTCGATGGTCCAGCTCCGAGATATCACGAACCTTGTGAAACCCTGCCTTGCACAGACCAGGGAACGAGGTATCTTTAGGTCGGACATCTTCAGCAGAGAAAGCCCTACGACCTCGCCGCACTGTACTGGTGTGCCTATCTCCTTCTTCCTGTCGATGACCAGGGTCCTTGCCCCCCTCTCTGCCGATGCTTTGCCTGCGGACGACCCTGCTGGTCCGGCCCCGACAACCAGCACATCGCAGCCCAATATGTCACCAGCCATATCTCATCGACCTCTCAAACGAACGGTACAATGGCAATAATCGAGGATCCTTAACGACCGCCGAGGCGGCCCTTATCTTGGAGAACCCCTCCCTGAAGGGGCGCACGGCCTTGGCCATTTCACGATTGTCCATCTTGCATATCAAGTCATACCCCTTCTTGAAGACAGGGTCTGCGTACGGGGATGAGCACCATCTGCTGTGATACGACATGATATCATCATTCGCTATCGCCTCGGCCGCCATCCATCCAGCTGTCAGTGCCATCCTTACCCCTCCGAACGTGATGGGATTGACCTGGCCTGCCGCATCCCCCACGAGGCATACATTGTTGCCCACGATGGTCCTCACCTGTCCGACCGGTATCGCCCTTCTATGGACCTCGACATGACCATCAGGCGCAGGCTCGGTCCCTTTGGGAAATCCTATCCTTGTCCGGTCTCCATTCGGGAACGACCAGCGATAACCCCCGCCGTATTTCGCATCATAGAAGAACTCGATCTTGTCATCCTCGGTCCTTTGGTCCAGGACATACTGTTCCGTCCAGATCAGATCGATGCCTTGACCGAACACTTTCTCCCTGACGATGGAACGAGCGCCGTCCGCTGCGATCACATGGTCCGAGGTCATGAATGTGTGGTCAGAGACCCTCATCCTGACCTTGGGGCCAGTGGCATCTATCTCCTCCAACGCACCGTGGACCACCTCGCCACCGAGGTCAAGGAACTCCTTCCTCATGCTCATCAGCAGTTTAGGCCGGTCGATGATGAAGCCGTCGATGGCCGTCTCAATATCGATCCCTTCAGGCCAATGCTCGACGGCCTTTGTTATCGTGTTCATGATGAACGGCTCGTAATCGATATCAATGAGGTCAAGCCCAGCACGGGATATCCCCTCACCGCACATCCTATGGTATCGAGGGAACTTATCATCGTCCAGCCTTTCGACGAGGACGACCCTCATGTCCCTTCTCTCCCTTCTCAAGGTCAGGGCCGCCATCATCCCGCCTGGCCCTCCGCCTATGACGACCACCTCAGGCCTTGGCATCTCCACACCCCTTCCAGACCGAATATCGATGGACGAATGAATAGCCCATATCGAAACCAAGGAACGCGAAGAAATAAAGGTAAGATGAAAGGACGGAGACAGCACATAAGGCCAGGATGACAACTTTTAAGACCACTCTTTCTCTCATGATGAGGCCGAGGACGTCTTTTCTCTCAGCCACATCTGCATGATCATTGACGAGCTCGTCCGCGAATGCGGCGATGAAGACCAATAGTATCCCCAGATAGCTGATATTCCCTGGGTTGACGATCAGGGATATGACCGATGCCCCGAAAGCAATTCCGAACCCAAGTTTGAACGCAGCATTGTCATACTTGGCCGCGACCAATAGGGCCAGAAGAAGCCCGATGAAGATAGTGGCCGAGTCCGGGTCGAAATAGATCAGACCCCCCATCCACATCCCACAAGGGACTGAAAGCACATTTGACAGCTTTCTGCTGAAGCATCCGGAATCGTACGACTCATCTCCGTATTTGATGAGCATTCCAAGGGAAATGAATGAGAATGGGATAAGGATCACATGGTGCAGGTGAACCTCATCTGCTATGATCGAATATGTCCATGCCATGATGCCACAGGAAAGTGTGGCCAGACCATATGCGACCATAGGGAAAAAACCGTCACCTTTCATCCTCAGTCCTTCGGCGCATTCGTTCAGAGCGCGTCCCTACAACGACCGACCCATTCTTAAAAGATAGGAAAAGGTTTGGGGGGGGGGGAAATGGTGTTTCTTCCCAATGCATCCTCAGCAATCGAAGTACAAGTAGAACTCCCATGGATGCGGTCTTAGCCTTATGGCATCGTTCTCTTTGTGCCTCTTATAGTCCACCCATGTCTCGATGAGGTCCTTTGTGAACACCCCGCCTTGCAGGAGGAAATCATGGTCAGACTCAAGGGCCTCGAGCGACTTTTCCAAGCTCCCTGGTACCTGTTTTATCTTTGCAGCTTCTTCACGTGAGAGTTCAAAAAGGTCCATGTCGTGGGGTTCTCCTGGATGGATCTTTCTTTTAATGCCGTCCAATCCTGCCATGAGCATAGCGGCGAAGGCCAGATATGGATTGCTGGTGCAGTCTGGTGGTCTATATTCAATCCTCTTCGCCTTCGGGTTTTTGCTATAGACCGGGATGCGTATCGCCGCGGAGCGGTTCCTCTGAGAGTAGACCAGATTGACAGGCGCCTCATATCCAGGAACAAGCCTTCTGTATGAGTTCGTGGATGGGGAGGTCAGCGCCAGCAATGCTGGGGAGTGCTCAAGGAGGCCACCGATGTAGTACATGGCGGTCTCGCTGAGGAGGGCGTATCCCTTCTCATCGTAGAACACATTCTTTCCATTTTTCGACAAAGATTGGTGCACATGCATGCCTGTGCCGTTATCTCCATAGAGGGGCTTTGGCATGAACGTAACCGTCTTCCCGAACTCATGCGCCGTGTTCTTAATGATGTATTTGTAAAGCATCGCTTTATCGGCCTGCCTGGTGAGCGGTCCGAACCTCATCCCGATCTCGCACTGTCCAGCTGTGGCGACCTCGTGGTGATGGACCTCGCACTCTATCCCACAGTTCTCCATCCTCATGACGCATTCCGACCTGAAGTCCTGCAAGGTATCGACAGGAGGGGCAGGAAAGTAACCTTCTTTGTTGCGTGGCCTATGGCCCAGGTTCACCGTTCCATTTCTTCCTGAGTTCCAGATCCCCTCCTCGGAATCGATGTAATAATAGCCAGAGTTCTGGTTCTGATCGAAACTTATCGAGTCGAACACGAAGAACTCCAATTCCGGTCCGAAGTATGATGTATCTGCTATTCCCGTGGCCTTTAGATATTCTTCCGCTTTTTGCGCCACATATCTGGGGTCCCTCTCAAAACGGCCCTTGGTGACCGGATCGGCAACATCGCACATCATTGAGAGCGTCGGGACCTTGCAGACAGGGTCGATTATCGCAGTGTCCGGATCTGGCATGAGCAGCATGTCACTTTCGTTGATATGGGCGAAACCACGGATGCTCGAGCCATCGAATCCATGACCATCCCCGAATTTTTCCCGGTCCAGCTTTTTCACTGGAATGGATACATGCTGTAACGTTCCGGGAAGATCGACGAACTTGAAGTCGACCATTTTAACATCTTTGGCCATCTTCATGACGCTCTCTATCTTATCTTCGAACTTCTCCATGCTCTTCACTTCTGCCATCTCGTTCCTCACTCTCATGCGGTCTATATCATCCAACGTGTGCTCATTGCGGTAACAGGGCGATTTCTGCGCTCTCCTTTTAGATCACTGACATTCAGTACCGCTCCGAGATTGACGTAGGATCCGCAAAATGCCATAGATAAATCTACAATATAACTTTTATTTATTAGTCATTTATCTCATTAAAAATTAAAAATATATACAAATGTATAGCAAATAGAAAGAATATGTCGATTCACCCTTGTATAACCTGGAGCCATGTCAGACCTTGAAGGAGAGGGGTTCAGTGATGAGCAAAATGTAATGTATAGACATTCTATCTGTGACCTCGTATGACCTCAAGGCACATTTCGTATAGTATTCTGTCACGTGAGCCGCTCCCGGACAACCGCTAAATAACACGGCGCTCATTCAGCCTCGATCGATATGGACCTGGAGGACAGATTCCAACTAGTCGCAAGGAACGCCGAGGAAATTGTGACGCCCGAGGACCTTCGCCATCTTTTGGCGACGAAGGAAAGGCCTGTTGGTTATATCGGATTCGAACCTTCCGGTCTGGTGCACATAGGTTGGATGGTATGCTCGCAAAAGGTCAAGAACATGATCGATGCGAACTTCGATATGATCATATTCCTTGCTGATTGGCATGCATACCTGAATGACAAATTAGGAGGGGACATCAACAACATCAGGACCTGCGCGGAGTACATGAAAGACTGTTTCGAGGCGCTAGGGGTACCTAGGGACAAAGTACGGTTCAAGTTAGCTTCTGAGATAATGGACATCACATATTGGGAGAAGGTAATGAAGATAGGCAAGGTCTCCAGCCTCACCAGGGTCAAGAGGGCCCTCACCATAATGGGAAGGAACGAGGACGAAGCGGAGATGGACTCCTCGAAAACTCTCTATCCCCTTATGCAGGCAGCGGACATTTTCCAGATGGATGTGGACGTCGCATATGCTGGCATGGACCAGAGGAAGGCCCACATGTTGGCGAGGGAGGCTGCCGACCGTCTTAGATGGAAAAAAGCGGTCGCATTGCATACGCCTCTTATAGCTGGTCTTAAGGGAGGGAATAGGATGGACCCTTTGGCAGCCAAGATGTCAAAGAGCGACCCGGACAGTGGTATCCTGATCCATGACACCCCTGAGGAGATTCGAAGAAAGATCTCAAAGGCATTTTGCCCTCCAGAGGTCGAAGGAAACCCGGTGCTGCAAATAGCAAAGTTCATTTTATTTGAAAGGGTCGATAAGATCGCCATCAGGCGTCCAGAGAAATTTGGAGGGGATGTTGAGTTCACCGAATATGCCGACCTTGAGGCAGCATACCTCTCGGGCAAGGTCCATCCGATGGACCTTAAGAACAATGTCGCTGAGGCATTGGCCGACACCCTGGCCCCCGTCAGAGATTATTTTGCGAGAAAGCCCGAGAACTATGAGAAGGTCAAAGAGATTGTTGCTGGGCTCAAGGCCCTACGATG
This genomic window from Methanomassiliicoccales archaeon contains:
- a CDS encoding NAD(P)/FAD-dependent oxidoreductase encodes the protein MAGDILGCDVLVVGAGPAGSSAGKASAERGARTLVIDRKKEIGTPVQCGEVVGLSLLKMSDLKIPRSLVCARQGFTRFVISRSWTIDNASPYWESMTVERKVFDKYLAMEAARAGASVQADCRLISAELDGDDLISALVRHRGKDVSIRPKVVIAADGVHSTVAKVQGVEGFEGDGLAKGIEFEMVSKRKLPPCMQIFIEPEIGLGYGWIIPKGPYRANVGLGLVGRSASRRDFLSDWINDHPIVSQYFDPDKVLEVKAGDAPVPGFKGGPFKGNVLYAGDAAGQTLAFVGEGIIPSYICGSVAGRCAAKKILDANYDLADYDIEVRRAVQAEMELGTDLRDALVVIWSLPELTEVQRSLISGLIMNELVNEDDMVLLSSVPDEEEMLTLARERIGSSGRPIKIKRAI
- a CDS encoding NAD(P)/FAD-dependent oxidoreductase → MPRPEVVVIGGGPGGMMAALTLRRERRDMRVVLVERLDDDKFPRYHRMCGEGISRAGLDLIDIDYEPFIMNTITKAVEHWPEGIDIETAIDGFIIDRPKLLMSMRKEFLDLGGEVVHGALEEIDATGPKVRMRVSDHTFMTSDHVIAADGARSIVREKVFGQGIDLIWTEQYVLDQRTEDDKIEFFYDAKYGGGYRWSFPNGDRTRIGFPKGTEPAPDGHVEVHRRAIPVGQVRTIVGNNVCLVGDAAGQVNPITFGGVRMALTAGWMAAEAIANDDIMSYHSRWCSSPYADPVFKKGYDLICKMDNREMAKAVRPFREGFSKIRAASAVVKDPRLLPLYRSFERSMRYGW
- the glnA gene encoding type I glutamate--ammonia ligase, which encodes MEKFEDKIESVMKMAKDVKMVDFKFVDLPGTLQHVSIPVKKLDREKFGDGHGFDGSSIRGFAHINESDMLLMPDPDTAIIDPVCKVPTLSMMCDVADPVTKGRFERDPRYVAQKAEEYLKATGIADTSYFGPELEFFVFDSISFDQNQNSGYYYIDSEEGIWNSGRNGTVNLGHRPRNKEGYFPAPPVDTLQDFRSECVMRMENCGIECEVHHHEVATAGQCEIGMRFGPLTRQADKAMLYKYIIKNTAHEFGKTVTFMPKPLYGDNGTGMHVHQSLSKNGKNVFYDEKGYALLSETAMYYIGGLLEHSPALLALTSPSTNSYRRLVPGYEAPVNLVYSQRNRSAAIRIPVYSKNPKAKRIEYRPPDCTSNPYLAFAAMLMAGLDGIKRKIHPGEPHDMDLFELSREEAAKIKQVPGSLEKSLEALESDHDFLLQGGVFTKDLIETWVDYKRHKENDAIRLRPHPWEFYLYFDC
- a CDS encoding tyrosine--tRNA ligase, whose protein sequence is MDLEDRFQLVARNAEEIVTPEDLRHLLATKERPVGYIGFEPSGLVHIGWMVCSQKVKNMIDANFDMIIFLADWHAYLNDKLGGDINNIRTCAEYMKDCFEALGVPRDKVRFKLASEIMDITYWEKVMKIGKVSSLTRVKRALTIMGRNEDEAEMDSSKTLYPLMQAADIFQMDVDVAYAGMDQRKAHMLAREAADRLRWKKAVALHTPLIAGLKGGNRMDPLAAKMSKSDPDSGILIHDTPEEIRRKISKAFCPPEVEGNPVLQIAKFILFERVDKIAIRRPEKFGGDVEFTEYADLEAAYLSGKVHPMDLKNNVAEALADTLAPVRDYFARKPENYEKVKEIVAGLKALR